A genomic region of Vicinamibacterales bacterium contains the following coding sequences:
- a CDS encoding TolC family protein, with translation MHRRAVAFAALAWCAVPFQAAAQNPSTPRTLTLPDAEQLALQRHPTIKVGEAAALAAHEMVHEARSAYLPTAVGAVTAADASAESTRIAAGGLNNPTVFDRLATGVAVSQLVTDFGRTHDLVQSTTLSAESRDRETDARRADVLLVVDRSYFDALRAQAVLRVAEETVTTRQTVADQIQALADSNLKSSLDVSFARVNLGEAQLLRVQAQNDLASAQAALSAAVGDPVSSSYLLVDEGDLSPPPDDSAALVAEALRSRPDVAARRLAADAATKFAEAERALWMPSLAAVGVAGVTPYHANGITDHYAAAGVNLTVPLSNGGLFNARHAEAAFRAEALQESARELENGIARDVTIAWLATRTAFQRLDLTRALLAQASDALELAQSRYNLGLTSIVELTQAQLNKTSAEIAQSSARYDYRARLAALRYTTGTLK, from the coding sequence ATGCATAGGAGGGCTGTCGCCTTTGCGGCGCTCGCCTGGTGCGCGGTGCCGTTCCAGGCCGCCGCCCAGAATCCGTCTACGCCGCGCACGTTGACCCTGCCCGACGCCGAACAGCTCGCGCTCCAGCGCCACCCGACGATCAAGGTCGGCGAAGCGGCGGCGCTCGCGGCGCACGAGATGGTGCACGAGGCGCGGTCGGCCTATCTGCCGACGGCGGTCGGCGCCGTGACTGCGGCCGACGCGTCGGCCGAGTCGACCCGCATCGCCGCCGGCGGCCTGAACAACCCGACGGTGTTCGATCGCCTGGCGACGGGCGTGGCGGTGTCGCAGCTGGTGACCGACTTCGGTCGTACGCATGATCTCGTCCAAAGCACGACGCTCAGCGCCGAATCGCGCGACCGGGAGACCGACGCGCGTCGCGCCGACGTGTTGCTGGTCGTCGATCGGAGTTACTTCGACGCCCTGCGGGCCCAGGCGGTGCTCCGCGTGGCGGAAGAGACGGTGACGACCCGCCAGACGGTCGCCGACCAGATCCAGGCGCTCGCCGACAGCAACCTGAAGTCGAGTCTCGACGTCAGCTTCGCGCGGGTCAATCTGGGGGAGGCGCAGCTGCTGCGGGTGCAGGCGCAGAACGACTTGGCCTCGGCGCAGGCGGCGCTCTCCGCTGCGGTCGGCGACCCGGTGTCGTCGAGCTATCTGCTCGTCGACGAAGGAGACCTGTCGCCGCCGCCGGACGACAGCGCCGCGCTCGTGGCGGAAGCGCTCCGGAGTCGTCCCGACGTGGCCGCGCGCCGGCTGGCCGCCGATGCCGCGACCAAGTTCGCCGAGGCGGAGCGGGCGTTGTGGATGCCGTCGCTGGCGGCGGTCGGGGTGGCCGGCGTCACGCCCTATCACGCAAACGGCATCACCGACCACTACGCGGCCGCCGGCGTGAACCTGACGGTGCCGCTGAGCAACGGCGGCCTCTTCAACGCGCGGCACGCCGAAGCAGCGTTCCGCGCGGAGGCGCTGCAGGAGAGCGCGCGCGAGCTCGAGAACGGCATCGCCCGCGACGTGACCATCGCCTGGCTCGCCACGCGGACGGCCTTCCAGCGCCTCGACCTGACCCGGGCGCTGCTGGCGCAGGCCTCCGATGCCCTCGAGCTCGCGCAATCGCGATACAACCTGGGCCTGACCTCGATCGTCGAGCTGACCCAGGCGCAGCTGAACAAGACCTCGGCCGAGATCGCGCAGTCCAGCGCGCGATACGACTACCGGGCCCGCCTGGCGGCGCTGCGCTACACGACCGGCACCCTGAAGTGA
- a CDS encoding DUF47 family protein: protein MAFRLIPKEERFYDDFTAMAEQIRVGADLLDQMLRPDRPLWDKADEIKEIEHKCDFLTHEIIQRLNRTFVTPLDREDIHTLARSLDDVMDAIDASATILRLYQIEAVRPGARELAHLVRESAQQVVGAIKALEGRKGVAECAVEINRLENEADRAHQAAVQSLFKEEKDAVVIMKWKEIFDFLEQATDRCEDVANVLEGVVVKHA, encoded by the coding sequence TTGGCGTTCAGGCTGATCCCGAAGGAAGAGCGGTTCTACGACGACTTCACCGCGATGGCCGAGCAGATTCGCGTCGGCGCGGATCTGCTCGACCAGATGCTGCGTCCGGACCGTCCGCTCTGGGACAAGGCCGATGAGATCAAGGAGATCGAGCACAAGTGCGATTTCTTGACCCACGAGATCATCCAGCGCCTCAACCGCACGTTCGTGACGCCGCTCGACCGCGAAGACATCCACACCCTGGCGCGCTCGCTCGACGACGTGATGGACGCGATCGACGCTTCGGCGACCATCCTGCGCCTCTATCAGATCGAGGCCGTGCGCCCCGGCGCGCGTGAGCTGGCGCACCTGGTGCGCGAGTCGGCGCAGCAGGTCGTCGGCGCCATCAAGGCGCTCGAAGGGCGGAAGGGGGTCGCCGAGTGCGCCGTCGAGATCAACCGCCTCGAGAACGAGGCCGACCGCGCGCACCAGGCCGCCGTGCAGTCGCTGTTCAAAGAGGAGAAGGACGCGGTGGTGATCATGAAGTGGAAGGAGATCTTCGACTTCCTCGAGCAGGCGACCGACCGCTGTGAAGACGTCGCGAACGTGCTCGAAGGCGTGGTGGTGAAGCACGCGTGA
- a CDS encoding inorganic phosphate transporter yields MSVDANLFAVGGLILVALCFDYINGFHDAANSIATVVSTRVLSPGKAVIWAAFFNFAAAFLFGTAVAKTVGSGMVELRVVTFTVIYAGLLGAIVWDLITWYYGLPTSSSHALFGGYAGAAVAKAGFGAIILSGWYKTLIFIVISPLVGLIVGLGVMVSIFWIFRNFRPGRVDHWFRRLQLLSAAAFSLMHGANDAQKTMGIIAGALVTGGYLQLENGQLPIPRLVELAAYSAIGLGTLTGGWRIIHTMGSKITKLQPMGGFAAETGAAVAIFIATQFGVGVSSTHTITGAIVGVGATRRLSAVRWGVAGQIVWAWVLTIPTAALIGAAMYYLFALAGFR; encoded by the coding sequence GTGAGTGTCGACGCCAATCTGTTCGCGGTCGGCGGCCTGATCCTGGTCGCCCTCTGTTTCGACTACATCAACGGCTTCCACGACGCGGCGAATTCGATCGCCACCGTGGTGTCGACCCGGGTGCTGTCGCCGGGCAAGGCGGTCATCTGGGCGGCGTTCTTCAACTTCGCCGCGGCCTTCCTGTTCGGCACCGCCGTCGCGAAGACGGTCGGTTCCGGGATGGTCGAATTGCGGGTGGTCACGTTCACGGTGATCTACGCCGGCCTGCTCGGGGCGATCGTCTGGGATCTCATCACCTGGTATTACGGTCTGCCGACCAGTTCGTCGCACGCGCTGTTCGGCGGCTACGCCGGCGCGGCCGTCGCCAAGGCGGGCTTCGGCGCGATCATCCTCAGCGGCTGGTACAAGACCCTCATCTTCATCGTCATCTCTCCGCTGGTCGGGCTGATCGTCGGGCTGGGCGTGATGGTCTCGATCTTCTGGATCTTCCGTAACTTCCGCCCGGGCCGCGTCGATCATTGGTTCCGGCGTCTGCAGCTGCTGTCGGCCGCCGCGTTCTCGCTGATGCACGGCGCCAACGACGCGCAGAAGACGATGGGCATCATCGCCGGTGCGCTGGTGACCGGCGGCTATCTGCAGCTGGAGAACGGGCAGCTGCCGATTCCGCGGCTCGTCGAGCTCGCCGCCTACTCGGCGATCGGCCTCGGGACGCTGACCGGCGGCTGGCGCATCATCCACACGATGGGGTCTAAGATCACCAAGCTGCAGCCGATGGGCGGCTTCGCCGCCGAGACCGGCGCGGCGGTCGCGATTTTCATCGCCACGCAGTTCGGCGTCGGCGTCAGCTCGACCCACACGATCACCGGCGCGATCGTCGGCGTCGGGGCGACGCGGCGGCTGTCGGCGGTGCGCTGGGGCGTCGCCGGCCAGATCGTCTGGGCGTGGGTGCTGACGATCCCGACCGCCGCGTTGATCGGCGCGGCGATGTACTACCTCTTCGCGCTGGCGGGCTTCCGCTAG